In a genomic window of Amycolatopsis japonica:
- a CDS encoding NADH:flavin oxidoreductase/NADH oxidase family protein, with product MSSAVEKTSSPVFEPLTLPGGSMLPNRLVKAAMEENMASRGQLPGKSLFELYRRWSEGGAGLLITGNVMVHAEALTGPAGVVLDADSPLEPFRRWASAAKSGGARVWMQINHPGRQVRADMPGVAWGPSAVRVDVGKNSKRFAEPVEMSARQIEETVARFAETARRAEEAGFDGVEIHAAHGYLLSQFLSPLANRREDRWGGSLENRAAFLLDVVRAVRAVVAPGFAVAVKLNSADFQRGGFDADDAASVISMLAPLGVDLVELSGGSYESPAMTGQSGDDRTRAREAYFLSLAEQLVRTSALPLMLTGGVVRRRVAEEVLASGVELVGMGTALAVDPGLPAKWRHDADAAVELAPVRIGDKAVASAASMARVRRQLRRLGAGRRTKPGVDPKVALVVETVLQALALRRYRAWLHARVG from the coding sequence ATGTCATCCGCAGTCGAGAAAACCTCCTCGCCGGTCTTCGAGCCGCTCACCCTTCCCGGTGGCTCGATGTTGCCGAACCGCCTGGTGAAGGCCGCGATGGAGGAGAACATGGCGAGCCGTGGGCAGCTGCCCGGCAAGTCCTTGTTCGAGCTGTATCGCCGGTGGAGCGAGGGTGGGGCGGGCCTGCTCATCACCGGCAACGTCATGGTCCACGCGGAGGCGCTCACCGGGCCGGCCGGTGTCGTCCTCGACGCGGACTCGCCGCTGGAACCGTTCCGGCGGTGGGCGTCGGCGGCCAAGAGCGGCGGCGCGCGGGTGTGGATGCAGATCAACCATCCGGGACGTCAGGTGCGGGCGGACATGCCCGGGGTCGCCTGGGGCCCGTCGGCCGTCCGGGTCGACGTCGGCAAGAACAGCAAGCGGTTCGCCGAGCCGGTCGAGATGTCCGCGCGGCAGATCGAGGAGACCGTGGCGCGGTTCGCCGAGACCGCCCGTCGCGCCGAAGAGGCGGGTTTCGACGGCGTCGAGATCCACGCGGCGCACGGCTATCTCCTCTCGCAGTTTCTTTCCCCGCTGGCCAATCGCCGTGAAGACCGGTGGGGTGGAAGCCTGGAGAACCGGGCGGCGTTCCTGCTCGACGTCGTCCGCGCGGTCCGCGCCGTCGTGGCGCCCGGGTTCGCCGTGGCCGTCAAGCTCAACTCCGCGGATTTCCAGCGGGGTGGTTTCGATGCCGACGACGCCGCGTCGGTCATCTCGATGCTCGCGCCGCTCGGTGTCGACCTGGTCGAACTGTCGGGTGGCAGCTACGAGAGCCCGGCGATGACCGGGCAGTCCGGCGACGACCGCACCCGGGCGAGGGAGGCCTATTTCCTGTCGCTCGCCGAACAACTCGTCCGGACCAGTGCGCTGCCGCTGATGCTGACCGGTGGCGTGGTCCGCAGGCGTGTCGCGGAAGAAGTCCTGGCGAGCGGCGTGGAACTCGTCGGCATGGGCACCGCCTTGGCCGTCGACCCGGGACTGCCCGCGAAGTGGCGGCACGACGCGGACGCCGCCGTGGAACTCGCGCCGGTCCGGATCGGCGACAAGGCCGTCGCGTCCGCCGCGAGCATGGCGCGCGTCCGGCGGCAGCTTCGTCGGCTCGGCGCGGGACGGCGTACCAAGCCCGGCGTGGATCCGAAGGTGGCGCTCGTGGTGGAAACGGTTCTGCAGGCCTTGGCGCTGCGCCGCTATCGCGCTTGGTTGCACGCTCGCGTCGGCTGA
- a CDS encoding CoA transferase subunit A — MAELLSLKEAVARLVHDGDTVALEGFTHLIPVAAGHEIIRQGRTGLTLVRMTPDIVYDQLIGAGCASKLIFSWGGNPGVGSLHRFRDAVQHSWPVPLEIEEHSHAGMANRYVAGASGLPFAVLRGYTGTDLPMQTDTIKPITCPFTGERLAAVPALNPDVTIVHAQRADRAGNVQIWGITGVQKEAVLAAKRSLVTVEDVVDELEPRPGAIVLPSWAVTAVAKVPGGARPSYAAGYYERDNDAYQAWDAIGRDRESFTRWLDELTGVKA, encoded by the coding sequence ATGGCGGAGCTGCTGTCGTTGAAGGAAGCCGTGGCACGGCTGGTGCACGACGGTGACACCGTCGCGCTCGAGGGCTTCACGCACCTCATCCCCGTGGCCGCCGGCCACGAGATCATCCGCCAGGGCCGCACCGGCCTGACGTTGGTCCGCATGACGCCGGACATCGTCTACGACCAGCTCATCGGCGCGGGCTGCGCGAGCAAGCTGATCTTCTCGTGGGGCGGCAATCCCGGGGTCGGCTCGCTGCACCGGTTCCGTGACGCGGTCCAGCACTCCTGGCCGGTGCCACTGGAGATAGAGGAACACAGCCACGCGGGCATGGCGAATCGGTACGTCGCCGGTGCTTCGGGCCTGCCATTCGCCGTCCTGCGCGGCTACACCGGAACCGATCTCCCGATGCAGACCGACACGATCAAACCCATCACCTGCCCGTTCACCGGTGAGCGGCTGGCGGCGGTCCCCGCGCTCAACCCGGACGTCACGATCGTCCACGCCCAGCGCGCGGACAGGGCCGGAAACGTCCAGATCTGGGGCATCACCGGCGTCCAGAAGGAGGCGGTGCTCGCGGCGAAACGGTCGCTGGTCACCGTCGAAGATGTCGTCGACGAGCTGGAGCCCCGGCCGGGCGCGATCGTCCTTCCGTCGTGGGCCGTCACCGCCGTGGCCAAGGTGCCCGGCGGAGCGAGGCCGTCGTACGCGGCGGGCTACTACGAACGGGACAACGACGCCTACCAGGCATGGGACGCGATCGGCCGGGACAGGGAGAGTTTCACCCGCTGGCTCGACGAGCTGACGGGAGTGAAGGCATGA
- a CDS encoding CoA-transferase subunit beta, translated as MTEYTSDEMMSVAAARALGDGMSCFVGIGLPSTAANLARRGHAPNLTLIYESGCLGAKPTRLPLSIGDGELADTADAVVSVPEVFNYWLQPGRIDVGFLGAAQLDKFGNINTTVIGPDYANPKVRLPGAGGAPEIAASCREVFVVLRQSPRTFVEKVDFVTSFGHGTGKGDRERLGLPGAGPTLVVTDLGLMRPDPETAELTLTELHPGVEVDQVVEATGWKLKVSGDLGTTPAPTEAELRILRDLKRASA; from the coding sequence ATGACCGAGTACACCTCCGACGAGATGATGAGCGTCGCCGCGGCCCGCGCGCTCGGCGACGGGATGTCCTGTTTCGTCGGCATCGGCCTGCCCAGCACGGCCGCCAACCTGGCTCGCCGCGGGCACGCGCCGAACCTGACACTGATCTACGAATCCGGCTGCCTCGGCGCCAAACCGACCAGGCTCCCGCTGTCCATCGGCGACGGCGAACTCGCCGACACCGCGGACGCCGTGGTCAGCGTCCCCGAGGTCTTCAACTACTGGCTCCAGCCGGGGCGGATCGACGTCGGCTTCCTCGGCGCCGCCCAGCTGGACAAGTTCGGCAACATCAACACCACCGTCATCGGCCCGGACTACGCCAACCCCAAGGTGCGTCTCCCGGGCGCGGGCGGGGCGCCGGAGATCGCCGCTTCCTGTCGCGAGGTGTTCGTGGTGCTCAGGCAGAGCCCCCGCACGTTCGTCGAGAAGGTCGACTTCGTGACGTCGTTCGGCCACGGCACCGGCAAGGGCGATCGCGAACGCCTCGGCCTCCCCGGCGCCGGGCCGACGCTGGTGGTCACCGACCTCGGCCTGATGCGGCCCGACCCGGAGACCGCCGAGCTCACGCTCACCGAACTGCACCCCGGGGTAGAGGTCGATCAGGTCGTCGAAGCGACCGGGTGGAAACTGAAGGTGTCCGGCG